A single region of the Garra rufa chromosome 20, GarRuf1.0, whole genome shotgun sequence genome encodes:
- the LOC141293974 gene encoding uncharacterized protein isoform X2, whose product MADTAVDTTTTPEVTAKDLKEKKEVVEEAAEAAKENGSEDAPANGNGTTNGASHEEEEAREDEEGGDDEEGEAEEEENGAEKEADGQPVKRPAEEEEAVETKKQKTEENGDSTEAEVKA is encoded by the exons ATGGCTGATACCGCTGTTGACACAACCACCACCCCTGAGGTCACCGCAAAG GACTTGAAAGAGAAGAAGGAGGTGGTTGAGGAGGCAGCGGAGGCTGCGAAGGAAAACGGCAGCGAAGACGCACCTGCCAATGGAAATGGAACA actAATGGTGCTTCACATGAGGAAGAGGAAGCTCGTGAGGACGAAGAGGGTGGGGATGATGAGGAGG GAGAAGCAGAGGAGGAGGAGAACGGCGCTGAGAAAGAGGCAGACGGGCAACCCGTGAAACGTCCGGCGGAAGAGGAG GAGGCAGTCGAAACAAAGAAACAGAAGACAGAGGAGAACGGCGACTCCACAGAGGCCGAAGTCAAAGCCTAA
- the LOC141293974 gene encoding uncharacterized protein isoform X1, producing MADTAVDTTTTPEVTAKDLKEKKEVVEEAAEAAKENGSEDAPANGNGTTNGASHEEEEAREDEEGGDDEEAGEAEEEENGAEKEADGQPVKRPAEEEEAVETKKQKTEENGDSTEAEVKA from the exons ATGGCTGATACCGCTGTTGACACAACCACCACCCCTGAGGTCACCGCAAAG GACTTGAAAGAGAAGAAGGAGGTGGTTGAGGAGGCAGCGGAGGCTGCGAAGGAAAACGGCAGCGAAGACGCACCTGCCAATGGAAATGGAACA actAATGGTGCTTCACATGAGGAAGAGGAAGCTCGTGAGGACGAAGAGGGTGGGGATGATGAGGAGG CAGGAGAAGCAGAGGAGGAGGAGAACGGCGCTGAGAAAGAGGCAGACGGGCAACCCGTGAAACGTCCGGCGGAAGAGGAG GAGGCAGTCGAAACAAAGAAACAGAAGACAGAGGAGAACGGCGACTCCACAGAGGCCGAAGTCAAAGCCTAA